The following are encoded together in the Pleurocapsa sp. FMAR1 genome:
- the murJ gene encoding murein biosynthesis integral membrane protein MurJ, producing MTANKKSPPTVGNIAKIVAIATLVSKLFGFVREIIVNTAFGLGSVKNAYAYAYTIPGFLFVLIGGINGPFHSALLSVLAKKDKSEAAPIVETVSTIVSILLLLVTIIIIIFAGSLINLLGPELAIETKQLAILQLRIMAPMALLAGLIGIGFGTLNAANSYLLPSISPLFSSAVIATGVAVALLKFGEQLNTPQYFQIGATVLAGATLGGAILQWLAQLIVQWRAGMGTLKLRFDLNTSGVMEVFKVMIPATFSSGMLYVNLNVDQFFVSGIPGAAAALQSATFIFITPLGIISNAILVPFYPIFSRTAAPENWQELKVRIRQAIFLGALSMLPFTAIFMSLSLPIVKLAFERGQFDSEDAQFVASLLVVYGLGMFFYMTRDVLIRVFYALGDGKTPFQISIINIFINAVLDYFLVSAFGAPGLVMATVGVNITSMVIFVWILHRRLNGLPLWSWGKGILGLFVATLAAGFASYGVSQGLERTIGNDNLLLLLIELSLANGVAIIIFGAIAMQLKLPELNLLVGRIRQKLGR from the coding sequence GTGACTGCAAACAAAAAATCACCTCCTACTGTTGGTAATATTGCCAAAATTGTCGCGATCGCCACTTTGGTTAGCAAACTGTTCGGCTTTGTCCGCGAGATAATAGTTAACACAGCTTTTGGTCTTGGCTCAGTCAAAAATGCTTATGCCTATGCCTATACTATCCCAGGTTTTCTTTTCGTTCTCATCGGTGGGATCAATGGTCCTTTTCACAGTGCGTTGCTCAGTGTATTAGCCAAAAAAGATAAGTCAGAGGCTGCACCCATCGTCGAAACAGTTTCTACTATAGTTAGTATTTTGCTGCTCTTAGTCACAATTATAATCATTATTTTTGCAGGCAGTTTGATCAATCTTTTAGGACCTGAATTAGCTATAGAAACCAAACAGCTAGCTATTCTCCAGCTAAGAATCATGGCACCAATGGCTTTACTTGCAGGGCTGATCGGCATTGGCTTTGGTACGCTTAATGCAGCTAATAGTTATTTACTGCCTAGCATTAGTCCCCTATTTTCTAGTGCCGTAATTGCCACAGGAGTCGCAGTAGCTTTATTAAAATTTGGTGAGCAGCTAAATACACCCCAATACTTTCAGATTGGGGCAACTGTCTTGGCAGGTGCAACTTTGGGTGGAGCAATTTTACAGTGGTTGGCGCAGTTAATTGTTCAGTGGCGAGCAGGAATGGGGACGCTAAAGCTGCGTTTTGATTTAAACACTTCTGGAGTAATGGAAGTCTTCAAAGTTATGATTCCCGCTACCTTTTCATCAGGGATGCTGTATGTCAATCTAAACGTAGATCAGTTTTTTGTATCGGGTATACCAGGGGCAGCAGCAGCACTTCAGAGTGCTACCTTTATTTTTATTACCCCTTTAGGCATTATTTCCAATGCCATCTTAGTACCTTTTTACCCTATCTTTTCTCGAACAGCAGCCCCCGAAAACTGGCAGGAATTAAAAGTCAGAATCCGTCAGGCAATATTCTTGGGTGCGCTTAGTATGTTGCCCTTTACGGCGATCTTTATGTCTCTTTCTTTGCCTATTGTGAAGCTGGCTTTTGAGCGCGGGCAATTTGACTCAGAAGACGCTCAGTTTGTCGCTTCCTTGCTAGTAGTTTATGGCTTGGGAATGTTTTTTTATATGACTAGAGATGTTTTGATTCGGGTATTTTATGCCTTAGGAGATGGAAAAACTCCTTTTCAAATTAGCATTATCAATATTTTTATCAATGCAGTTTTAGATTACTTTTTAGTGTCAGCTTTTGGCGCGCCAGGTTTAGTTATGGCAACTGTAGGGGTAAATATTACTTCAATGGTAATTTTTGTTTGGATCTTACACCGTCGCCTGAATGGTTTACCTTTATGGTCGTGGGGAAAAGGCATTTTAGGTTTATTTGTCGCTACTTTAGCAGCGGGATTTGCTAGCTATGGAGTTAGCCAAGGTTTAGAAAGAACTATTGGTAATGACAATTTATTGCTGCTATTAATAGAATTGAGTCTTGCCAATGGAGTAGCAATTATTATTTTTGGCGCGATCGCTATGCAGTTAAAGTTACCTGAACTAAATCTGCTGGTAGGTAGAATTAGACAGAAGTTGGGCAGATAA
- a CDS encoding LysR family transcriptional regulator translates to MSGIDPYKIKISQLRILVAVADYSNFSEAALQLEISQSAVSHAIAALETELGVILFHRGRNGADLTPVGEKLIAPARQVLDLLQKMAIEANRAKGLKGGNVRLVAFRSAASHILPALIAQFRRQFPLIKVSIIDVDEHFEIESMLRSSQGDIGIVDLPCSKEFETWEIYEDEYVVLLSCDLKLNQTQLTWKQLATYPLILSVKNSCSLKIRKYLERSPEPVNIAYEMREDSTIVGMAMQGLGAAIMPRLAAEPVPSELQVYSLPVPLERSIRAAVLKDALHTPAVFAFLDVLKNSQVSVTKARLV, encoded by the coding sequence ATGAGTGGGATCGATCCATACAAAATAAAAATCTCACAGCTACGAATACTGGTTGCAGTGGCAGACTACAGCAACTTTAGCGAGGCTGCTTTACAGTTGGAGATTTCTCAGTCAGCAGTCAGTCATGCGATCGCAGCTTTGGAAACAGAATTGGGGGTAATTTTATTTCATCGAGGACGTAATGGCGCAGATCTTACCCCTGTAGGTGAAAAGTTAATCGCACCAGCCAGACAGGTATTAGACTTGTTACAGAAGATGGCAATCGAAGCCAATCGAGCTAAAGGTTTAAAAGGAGGAAATGTTAGACTGGTAGCCTTTCGTAGTGCGGCAAGTCATATACTTCCTGCCTTAATTGCTCAGTTTCGCCGTCAATTTCCTTTGATTAAAGTGAGTATTATCGATGTTGATGAGCATTTTGAAATTGAAAGTATGTTGCGCTCAAGTCAAGGAGATATTGGAATAGTCGATCTACCTTGTTCCAAAGAGTTTGAAACCTGGGAAATTTATGAAGATGAATATGTGGTGCTACTATCGTGCGATCTAAAATTAAACCAGACGCAATTAACCTGGAAGCAATTAGCGACATATCCTCTAATTCTCTCGGTAAAAAATAGCTGTTCTCTAAAAATTCGTAAGTATTTAGAGCGATCGCCAGAACCAGTAAATATCGCCTATGAAATGCGGGAAGACTCGACTATAGTTGGTATGGCGATGCAAGGTTTGGGTGCAGCGATTATGCCCAGGCTTGCTGCTGAACCTGTTCCTAGCGAACTACAAGTTTATTCTTTGCCAGTTCCTTTAGAGAGAAGTATTAGAGCAGCAGTGTTAAAAGACGCTCTACACACGCCAGCAGTTTTTGCCTTTTTAGATGTTCTCAAAAACTCCCAAGTGTCTGTAACGAAAGCACGTTTAGTTTGA
- a CDS encoding nuclease A inhibitor family protein, which yields MENNINQSQNSSDSFNRQLVQELTTACEGLLWFSEAEYPFQVIYWHDLESWNLDILLEQENVTADTKVKVQDLLTFFNSAITEQEWHNELEQAEVKRYQALINVLDTNLQNIQVYLLGETEIDVYILGTVNENALAGLKTKVVAT from the coding sequence ATGGAAAATAATATCAATCAAAGCCAAAATTCATCAGATTCCTTCAATAGGCAATTAGTTCAAGAATTAACTACAGCTTGTGAAGGCTTACTTTGGTTTAGCGAAGCTGAGTATCCTTTTCAAGTTATTTATTGGCACGATCTTGAAAGTTGGAATTTAGATATTTTACTAGAACAAGAAAATGTTACTGCTGATACCAAAGTCAAAGTACAGGATTTGTTGACTTTTTTTAATTCGGCAATTACCGAACAAGAATGGCACAACGAGTTAGAACAAGCGGAAGTGAAACGCTATCAGGCTTTGATAAATGTATTAGATACTAATCTGCAAAACATTCAGGTTTATCTATTGGGAGAAACAGAAATTGATGTCTATATTTTGGGAACGGTGAATGAAAATGCGCTCGCAGGTTTGAAGACCAAAGTTGTGGCTACATAA
- a CDS encoding cation:proton antiporter, which yields MMLVGILFGSEVSDLIADSVLDLADDLRTFAVMVILMRAGLGLDRDKLAKQGSVALRLGFLPALTEAIAISGLAIWLFQFDWLTGLLLGCVISAESPAVIVPGMLRLKNLGWGVSKGIADAILTGSALSDVLILLLFSLLLNFLSQGNIASNAFWLLPLKVIAQIILGAIVGYLAAKLIVFCTVKQQWTQNNVQNTLITASLALLAVVLALQLPYFSGYLAVMAMGFFLIEFSPPLARRLRKEFNHLWIVAEILLFVLMGATIQLKILENVLLPGILLLALGLLFGRTIGWYLATVGSNWTWREKLFLLPGNSAKATVQAAIGAIPLSRGIPGGDVILAIAALSILITAPLGAWAIPTFAPKLLTRDRVDPSKTDLATSTVILGAIDSDFSAALILTKVADFARRTDGEAVIICAINSLKLELLAAKLLLDIPYRLINIQGDVPEEILHLSQEYEATVIILAQQSTHPDAIFQSVLENNFNTPVMLVNSRDVS from the coding sequence ATGATGCTGGTGGGCATTTTATTTGGCTCTGAGGTGAGCGATCTAATTGCCGACAGTGTTTTGGATCTGGCAGACGATCTCAGAACTTTTGCCGTAATGGTAATCCTCATGCGGGCAGGATTAGGCTTAGACAGAGATAAACTAGCAAAGCAGGGTAGCGTGGCTTTACGCTTAGGTTTTCTGCCTGCTTTAACAGAAGCGATCGCCATTTCTGGGCTGGCTATTTGGCTATTTCAGTTTGATTGGCTGACAGGCTTGCTTTTAGGCTGTGTAATTAGTGCCGAATCTCCTGCGGTCATTGTGCCTGGAATGTTACGACTCAAAAATTTAGGCTGGGGAGTCTCTAAAGGAATTGCCGATGCAATTTTGACGGGTAGTGCTTTGTCAGATGTTTTAATCTTGCTGCTGTTTAGCCTGTTGCTCAATTTTTTGTCTCAGGGAAATATTGCTAGCAACGCTTTTTGGTTACTGCCTCTCAAGGTAATCGCTCAAATTATCTTAGGAGCGATCGTTGGCTATTTAGCTGCCAAATTAATTGTTTTCTGTACAGTTAAACAACAATGGACGCAGAATAATGTTCAGAACACTTTAATTACCGCTAGTCTGGCTTTATTAGCTGTAGTTTTAGCTTTGCAACTTCCTTATTTTTCTGGTTACCTAGCAGTAATGGCGATGGGATTTTTCTTGATTGAATTCAGTCCGCCTCTAGCTCGAAGACTGCGTAAAGAATTTAATCACCTGTGGATTGTTGCTGAGATTTTATTGTTTGTCTTGATGGGAGCAACAATTCAGCTAAAAATATTGGAAAATGTTCTGCTACCAGGAATACTATTATTGGCACTGGGATTGCTTTTTGGTCGGACAATTGGCTGGTATTTAGCTACAGTAGGCAGTAATTGGACTTGGCGCGAGAAACTGTTTTTATTACCAGGAAACTCGGCTAAGGCTACGGTACAGGCAGCAATTGGCGCGATTCCTTTGAGCAGGGGCATTCCAGGGGGAGATGTCATTCTGGCGATCGCAGCCCTATCAATCCTCATTACTGCGCCATTAGGAGCATGGGCAATCCCCACCTTTGCCCCCAAATTACTTACACGAGATCGGGTAGATCCTAGCAAAACTGATTTAGCAACTTCTACCGTTATCTTAGGAGCGATTGATTCTGATTTTAGTGCAGCATTAATTTTAACTAAAGTTGCCGACTTTGCTCGTCGGACAGATGGAGAAGCCGTTATTATCTGCGCTATTAATAGCTTAAAGCTGGAATTATTAGCAGCTAAATTACTTTTAGATATTCCCTACAGGCTGATAAATATTCAGGGAGATGTTCCAGAGGAAATACTGCATCTATCCCAGGAATATGAGGCTACGGTAATTATATTGGCGCAACAATCCACGCACCCTGATGCTATTTTCCAATCAGTGCTGGAAAATAATTTTAATACTCCCGTGATGTTAGTTAATAGTAGAGACGTTTCATAA
- a CDS encoding NUDIX hydrolase — MNHRNPAPTVDIIIELIDRPGRPIVLIERQNEPFGWAIPGGFVDYGESIETAAIREAEEEVSLKVKLIEQFYVYSDPNRDSRQHTLAIAFIATAKGEPVAADDAKNLGVFHQWDLPQNLCFDHDRIMEDYWNYRHYGFRPKLNNS, encoded by the coding sequence GTGAACCATCGCAATCCTGCACCAACTGTAGATATTATTATCGAGCTAATCGATCGCCCTGGACGACCAATTGTTTTAATTGAAAGACAAAACGAACCCTTTGGTTGGGCGATTCCAGGGGGATTTGTTGATTATGGTGAATCGATTGAAACCGCAGCCATTCGAGAAGCAGAGGAAGAAGTAAGCTTAAAAGTAAAGCTGATAGAGCAGTTTTATGTCTATTCCGATCCTAACCGAGATTCTCGTCAACATACTCTGGCGATCGCCTTTATTGCTACAGCTAAAGGTGAACCTGTCGCTGCTGATGATGCGAAAAATTTAGGAGTGTTCCATCAATGGGATCTGCCTCAAAATCTTTGCTTCGACCATGACCGTATTATGGAAGACTATTGGAATTATCGGCACTATGGCTTTAGACCAAAATTAAATAACTCCTAA
- a CDS encoding SDR family oxidoreductase produces the protein MEKIIIVTGGSRGIGAATAYLAAQRGYAVAVNYIHNHEAATKIVNNIKHSGGKAIAAAADISLEADAIALFNQVDEQLGKVTALVNNAGILEQQMRVENMDAARLNRIFAVNVTGVFLCAREAIKRMSTKHGGTGGVIVNLSSAAARLGSPGEYVDYAASKGAVDTMTIGLAREVANEGIRVNGVRPGFIDTDIHASGGESNRLERIKDSIPMKRGGQAEEVAKAILWLLSSEASYTTGSFIDVAGGR, from the coding sequence ATGGAAAAAATTATAATTGTTACAGGAGGTAGTCGTGGTATTGGTGCTGCTACTGCCTATCTTGCTGCTCAACGAGGTTATGCTGTTGCCGTTAACTACATTCATAATCACGAAGCTGCAACCAAAATTGTAAATAATATCAAACACTCAGGGGGAAAAGCGATCGCCGCAGCTGCTGATATTTCTCTAGAAGCTGATGCGATCGCTCTCTTTAATCAGGTGGATGAGCAGTTAGGAAAGGTAACAGCACTGGTTAATAATGCAGGTATTTTAGAACAGCAAATGCGAGTTGAAAATATGGATGCTGCACGCTTAAATAGAATTTTTGCTGTTAATGTTACTGGAGTATTCTTGTGTGCTAGAGAAGCTATCAAAAGAATGTCTACCAAACATGGTGGAACAGGAGGAGTTATTGTAAATCTCTCATCTGCTGCTGCTCGTCTTGGCTCTCCTGGTGAATATGTAGATTATGCTGCTTCTAAAGGGGCAGTGGATACTATGACAATAGGATTGGCACGAGAAGTTGCTAATGAAGGAATTCGAGTAAATGGCGTGCGTCCAGGCTTTATTGATACTGATATTCACGCTAGCGGTGGCGAATCAAATCGTCTAGAGCGCATAAAAGACTCTATTCCCATGAAACGTGGTGGACAAGCAGAAGAGGTTGCAAAAGCAATTTTATGGTTATTGTCGAGTGAGGCTTCGTATACAACAGGTTCGTTTATAGATGTTGCGGGAGGTAGATAG